One part of the Phoenix dactylifera cultivar Barhee BC4 chromosome 4, palm_55x_up_171113_PBpolish2nd_filt_p, whole genome shotgun sequence genome encodes these proteins:
- the LOC103722677 gene encoding scopoletin glucosyltransferase-like: MDPIISRVLSQALLAESSHSSFLLNHQSPLTFHSSLYPSLSSMGSAAGEEEAPRPLRVFFIPFFATGHMIPLVDIARLFASRGVDSTVLLTPANAALVQPTIDRAAAAGLPLRTLLYPFPSAAAGLPPGVENISALPPSECHKIDAASLLTRPDHDRLLRLHRPDAVVADTHFPWTTAIARDLGVPRLSFHALGLFPICVMGALFRHLPHLSVAGDDEPFLVPDLPHPIHMVRRELPDFLRGETPITAAMDDLREGESGSLGVVVNSFAEIESAYADLYLKADRMRSWFVGPVALASADAGDLAARGGDDPSAAANRERCLSWLDTKEPNSVVYVCFGSWSHFSCEQLKEIALALELAGHPFVWVVREAAGEEWMPEGFERRVEGRGLVIKGWAPQVAVLGHGAVGGFVTHCGWNSVLEGVSAGLPMATWPLSTEQFMNEKLVVEVLKTGVRAVAEGRRRSTAVEEKGVVEAAEIGAAVGRIMGGGEDAEGMRRRAKEYGEMARAAVREGGSSYKGLTDLIEEIRAWPKKDAGLVP; this comes from the coding sequence ATGGATCCCATTATATCACGAGTTTTATCGCAAGCTCTACTAGCTGAATCCTCCCATTCTAGCTTTCTACTTAACCATCAATCTCCACTAACTTTCCACTCTAGTCTCTATCCGTCTCTCTCGTCCATGGGTTCAGCTGCCGGCGAAGAGGAGGCGCCACGCCCCCTCCGCGTCTTCTTCATCCCATTCTTTGCGACGGGTCACATGATCCCCTTGGTCGACATCGCCCGCCTCTTCGCCTCCCGTGGCGTGGACTCCACCGTACTCCTCACCCCAGCCAACGCCGCCCTCGTCCAGCCCACCATCGACCGCGCAGCCGCCGCCGGCCTCCCCCTCCGCACCCTCCTCTACCCCTttccctccgccgccgccggcctccCACCCGGCGTCGAGAACATCAGCGCCCTCCCCCCCTCCGAGTGCCATAAGATCGACGCCGCTTCTCTTCTCACCCGCCCCGACCACGaccgcctcctccgcctccaccgCCCGGACGCCGTCGTCGCCGACACCCACTTCCCCTGGACCACCGCCATCGCCCGCGACCTCGGCGTCCCCCGCCTCTCCTTCCACGCCCTCGGCCTCTTCCCCATCTGCGTCATGGGCGCCCTCTTCCGCCACCTCCCCCACCTCTCTGTCGCCGGCGACGACGAACCTTTCCTCGTCCCTGACCTTCCTCACCCCATCCACATGGTCCGACGCGAGCTCCCCGACTTCCTCCGCGGCGAGACCCCCATCACCGCCGCTATGGACGACCTCCGCGAGGGCGAGTCCGGCAGCCTCGGTGTAGTCGTCAACAGCTTCGCCGAGATCGAGTCCGCCTACGCCGACCTTTACCTCAAAGCCGACCGCATGCGGTCCTGGTTCGTGGGCCCCGTTGCGCTTGCGTCCGCCGACGCTGGCGACCTCGCTGCCCGCGGCGGCGACGACCCCTCCGCTGCCGCCAACCGCGAGCGCTGCCTCTCGTGGCTCGACACCAAGGAACCAAACTCGGTGGTGTATGTTTGCTTCGGGAGCTGGAGCCACTTCTCCTGCGAGCAACTGAAGGAGATAGCGTTGGCATTGGAGTTGGCAGGGCACCCGTTTGTTTGGGTGGTGAGGGAGGCCGCCGGCGAGGAGTGGATGCCGGAGGGGTTCGAGAGACGGGTGGAGGGAAGGGGTCTTGTGATAAAGGGGTGGGCCCCACAGGTGGCGGTGCTGGGGCACGGGGCGGTGGGAGGGTTCGTGACGCACTGCGGATGGAACTCGGTTCTCGAAGGGGTGAGCGCGGGGCTGCCCATGGCTACGTGGCCGCTGTCGACGGAGCAGTTCATGAACGAGAAGCTGGTGGTGGAGGTGTTAAAGACAGGGGTGAGGGCCGTGGCCGAGGGGCGCCGGCGGAGCACGGCGGTGGAGGAGAAAGGGGTGGTCGAGGCGGCGGAGATAGGAGCCGCAGTGGGGAGGATAATGGGGGGAGGGGAGGACGCGGAGGGGATGCGGCGGAGGGCAAAGGAGTACGGGGAGATGGCGCGGGCGGCGGTCAGGGAGGGGGGTTCGTCGTACAAGGGGCTCACCGATTTGATCGAGGAGATTCGTGCATGGCCCAAGAAGGACGCCGGATTGGTCCCGTGA